Proteins encoded in a region of the Esox lucius isolate fEsoLuc1 chromosome 9, fEsoLuc1.pri, whole genome shotgun sequence genome:
- the LOC105006307 gene encoding piggyBac transposable element-derived protein 4-like → MSSIRYYETSVPSKEEVYTTEKDDIGLNIVVKEECDYNNVKREDSEKTGAVTESLRMKLEESDGHFGVKEEEMTVDIMQEQEEIGDWTTLDQILECEAEGGDSGSDSFLTDDEENYQDGIDPVEDVGDSSEEEEPGQPVSSAAAPRPLATTASPPRATATLLKRKRSVSPSLRSHPPQTHKRSQSAERLRSPLRPPKPAGPTAQWWKTEEDPDVAPIPPRFLPARTPGVQLDATMELSPVGLFKLFFSDLAVTTLCDNTNKMADRSIARGRKYKWVPVTPPELFKFIGVVLYMAVLKLPTINDYWRQRNAFSVQFPGTVMVRDRYRMISWNLHMSDPAEDVVNDRKKATSEYDALFRLRPLLDQIRTACKTSYHPHKNICIGERMFATRPRPGAKLTKCAFKVFSLSDSHNGYVSDFAVYTGRSRFPAGTGLSFDSVVQLIDPSFLGTGYNLFCDSFHTSPRLFRHLWSLKFGACGMFRKGLRDVPKSTVNTLSKRSPQGSLRWIREDHLLFVRWMDTREVSVCSSIHPAYSGETVKRKEKKVDGNRKEIHVPVPAPVTEYNRYMGGVDLSDPLTEHHKTKRWYRTVFFHLVDLAVANSYAMHKELCQAQQTDPMTYKMFIERLVAELCGTTGRTPPALRRSGHMPVPFSVPVDPARKATAGRQRCRKCRNDGIKNLSPWKCDECNVALCLIVDRNCFQLWHNM, encoded by the exons ATGAGCTCAATACGTTACTACGAAACGAGTGTACCTTCCAAAGAAGAGGTATATACGACAGAGAAAGATGATATTGGGCTTAATATTGTCGTGAAAGAAGAATGTGATTATAACAATGTGAAACGTGAGGACTCAGAGAAGACTGGCGCCGTGACCGAAAGTTTAAGAATGAAGCTGGAGGAAAGTGATGGCCATTTTGGGgtgaaagaggaagagatgacCGTGGACATCATGCAGGAGCAAGAAGAGATTGGAGACTGGACGA CATTGGATCAGATTTTGGAGTGCGAGGCGGAAGGAGGAGATTCCGGCTCAGATAGTTTTCTCACGGATGATGAGGAGAATTATCAGGATGGAATCGACCCTGTGGAGGATGT TGGTGATAGTTCGGAGGAAGAGGAGCCGGGGCAGCCAGTCTCCTCTGCTGCAGCTCCACGACCCCTCGCCACCACTGCGTCTCCTCCGCGAGCAACTGCTACACTACTGAAGAGAAAAaggtctgtctctccttctctgaggtcccaccccccccaaacacacaagcGTTCGCAGTCTGCGGAACGGTTGCGGTCGCCACTCCGGCCTCCTAAACCTGCCGGCCCGACGGCTCAGTGGTGGAAGACTGAGGAGGATCCAGACGTTGCACCGATTCCGCCAAGATTCCTCCCGGCTAGGACCCCTGGGGTGCAGCTGGATGCCACCATGGAGCTCAGTCCTGTGGGTTTATTCAAGCTCTTCTTCAGTGACCTAGCGGTGACAACACTGtgtgacaacacaaacaaaatggctgacagGAGTATTGCCAGGGGAAGAAAGTACAAGTGGGTTCCCGTCACCCCGCCAGAACTCTTCAAGTTCATCGGCGTTGTCCTGTATATGGCCGTCCTCAAGCTGCCGACGATAAATGACTATTGGAGACAGAGGAACGCGTTCTCAGTCCAATTTCCTGGCACGGTTATGGTAAGAGACAGGTACCGTATGATTTCCTGGAACCTTCACATGAGCGACCCGGctgaggatgtcgtcaatgACAGAAAAAAGGCGACCTCTGAATATGATGCGCTCTTTAGACTGAGGCCGCTCTTGGACCAAATCAGGACTGCATGTAAGACCTCCTACCATCCCCATAAGAACATCTGTATCGGCGAGAGGATGTTTGCCACGAGGCCGAGGCCTGGGGCTAAATTGACAAAGTGTGCGTTCAAAGTGTTTTCGTTGTCCGACTCCCACAACGGATATGTTTCAGACTTCGCTGTATACACGGGCAGGAGTAGGTTTCCCGCCGGCACTGGGCTGTCCTTTGACTCCGTGGTTCAACTCATCGATCCGTCGTTCCTCGGCACAGGTTACAACCTATTCTGTGACAGTTTCCACACCAGCCCGAGGCTGTTCCGACACCTGTGGTCCTTGAAGTTCGGCGCCTGTGGCATGTTTCGCAAGGGGCTGAGGGATGTTCCGAAAAGCACCGTCAACACCCTCTCCAAGAGGTCCCCTCAGGGGTCCCTGAGGTGGATCCGAGAGGACCACCTCCTGTTTGTGCGGTGGATGGACACCCGTGAGGTGTCGGTGTGCTCCAGCATTCACCCCGCCTACTCCGGCGAGACCGTCAAACGGAAAGAGAAGAAGGTGGATGGAAACCGGAAGGAGATCCACGTCCCTGTCCCCGCCCCGGTTACGGAGTACAACAGGTACATGGGGGGCGTCGACCTGTCCGACCCGCTGACTGAGCACCACAAGACCAAGAGGTGGTACCGGACCGTGTTCTTCCACCTCGTGGACCTGGCCGTCGCCAACAGCTACGCGATGCACAAGGAACTCTGCCAGGCCCAGCAGACCGACCCCATGACCTACAAAATGTTCATAGAGCGGCTTGTGGCAGAGCTGTGTGGCACGACGGGGCGCACACCCCCGGCGCTGAGGAGGTCCGGACACATGCCCGTGCCCTTCTCTGTCCCGGTCGACCCGGCCCGGAAGGCTACAGCCGGGCGCCAGCGGTGTAGAAAGTGCCGGAATGACGGAATCAAGAACCTCAGTCCCTGGAAGTGTGACGAGTGCAACGTGGCCCTCTGCCTCATCGTTGACAGGAACTGCTTTCAACTTTGGCACAACATGTAG